GTTATTTTAAGTTTGGACTTTTGGAAGCTttgaactttgatgtttatttaaCTTTGGACTTTGGAACACTTGATTATAATTGAACTTTgaattgaatgtttattttcattgtctttgacgattatgtttgaatgattatattAGAAATTTGAATGATTATATTAGAAATTTGAATGATTATTTCATTGTCTTTGAATGATTATATTAGAAATTTTGGAATGCTTATTTTGACGATTATGTTGAAATGGGACTTATTACAAAATGGCTGCAAGTTGGTTTCATACAATTGTTTTTAGCTACttggaagagagaaaaaaaaaaaaaaaaaaaaaaaaaaaccgaaccgggccgaaaccgaaccgagaaaaaccgaaccgaaccgaaccgaacagtaatttcggttcggtttccggttttggcaaaaaaccgaaccgaacggAACCAAACCCACCCCTACGCCTAAGGTTCTCACTTCGGAGGAGCCCCCAAAATttttatatcttgcaattaatatataaatacagaaaaagtaaaaaatatcataatttatttGTTAGTGTAGCGGAAGTATTCGACTTCCTTGTtttttggggtgttgagttcgAAACATGGAGCTGCCTTTTAGtcagtttttcaaatttactcTTAATCCATCTATCCAACTCCCAATTCACTCAAGTCCCCTtgcaatctttttttctttcaactttccATACTCTCCTTTTTATCGAATGTTTAAATCAACTATTACATGATCTTGAAGATTGTACTTTAAGGTAATCAAAACTATGAATTTATATGttgcttttcaataattttttattcaatggattattttaatattcgaTTCATTAGTGTGATGCTGATtttagaaaaacaaacaaaaagaaacaattgGCATTGTTGAAGTTATTATACTTgtcaatcaagttttattgttctttacTCTCTTGATCATCTAGTTTTATTCAtcttcactctcaatcttagaCTCTTAACTGCAATCATTTAGTACATTTGTGTCTAAAAACATAAGAAGTGTAATATTTGTATATTTATctactttttatattaattttaatgatatttgatgtggaaatagaactttttttttttttttaatgtatttagTGAATTCCTTTTATACATATCAATGTATAAAGAATCGGGAATCATAGAACATTAGGGCCCCAATTCGAAGGTTCGCCTAGGGCTCCCAAATTCTCTGGGCCGGCCCTGATTGTTTtaattgttttgatttttattcGAAGGGATAAACTGTGGTAAGATTAAGAACAAGTTATCCCAATAGGATTTACGAACAAAATTTACCGATAATTTATGGTTAATTTCATGGTTTGGTACTGTGATAATttctggttttttgttttttctttctgtttgctCACTTTCCAGCAGACCTATTGGGCTCTTAAGCCTATCATGCCGAGGGAGGATTCAACCACAAATCAACTTGAAGGGTGAatgttcaaaagaaaattaatgagcCCATAAGGACTAATCGGAGTAGAGCCAAGTGAGGAAGCTGGTAACGGCCCATGACCGGCCCAATTCCAAACAATTAAGTCCAATTAACTTCACCTCCAATATTATTCCTTTTGAATTGGTTAAGGGCTTGTTTGtaagtgattttaaaatgactgaataTACTTTTGAGTTCGATTGGTTAAGAACTCATTTATAAGTGATTTTAAAACAATTGAAAACACTTTTAGGTTACAAAACACTTAGGTGCTTCTTGCAGGAactagttatgtgcttcttgcaagaaatacttttaggttttttattatgattcactcgcatttttactaaggattggttccaaaagcactatcattaaaaacactttctatCGTTTTAAAGTTATATGAATGAGATGATGATATCTAAAGTAAGCTCAATGTTCCTGATCATAATATTAACAATATTACAGGAAGAATTGGAACAGAAAATCCGTTGAGGATACAACATGTGGTTGCATCTTTTGCTGCTCATTCGCATCACCACTGCAGTATTTTCCACAGCTGAAGACTACGAAACAAGCACATTTCACTTCGTTGCAGATGGTGAGACCTTAGTCTCAACTGGTGGAACCTTTGAGCTCGGATTTTTCATTCCCGGCTCTTCCGAAAACCGATACGTGGGGATATGGTACAAGAAGATATCGGTTATCACATTTGTATGGGTTGCCAACCGAGACACACCCCTCACTGATTCATCAGGTCTACTCACGTCACCTTCCCTGGAATTCTTGTCCTTGTTGATACTAAGAAGACAAGCGTTTGGTCCTCGAACACACCAACATCTGCGTCGAATCCAGCAGCGCAGCTTTCGGATTCGGAAATCTTGTTGTGACGGAATGTAATGATCGTACCGACCCTGAGAATTTTATGTGGCAGAGTTTTGATTACCCTGGTGACACATTCCCACTGGGTACAAAACTCGGTAGGAACACATTTACTTGCTTTGCTTGTAAAATATAGTTCTTGATACATTGCCTTGCACTGGTTACATTACATGTCCCCAATGTCGTTGATGGGTTCCACTAGATAAAATCTGACGTCTATAGCTTTGGTGTTATGGTGCTGGGATAGTGAATGGGAAGAGAAACAAAGGATTTTCTCATCCAGGCCACAGCCTCAACCTGCTAGGACATGTAAGTGTTAGCTATCAAGTTGATAATTTTTCGTCGAATTATGCTAGAGGGACTATATTCTGACTGCATTAGCTAATGATATATAGTGTGTGACAGTGACTTCTCTATTAACATTTGATGACTATAACTCACGTAAAAACTGGATTTGATTCtgcttaaaaatataaaatgtggTTCGTCTAgcattattatttatatttactcGATTCTTTATACTTCTATTTATTCAGTACGATTGGTGGTTGTGATCTTTTAGGCATGAAGTTTACACACAGAAGGAAAGTCCATTGAACTGCTCGATAAATCAGTAGGAGACTTCAGTAATCCACATGCTGTTTTGTTGTTGATCCATGTGTCTTTTATGCGTGCAGCGAAATCTGGCAGCGGTTCTGATGTTGAGTGATGAAAGTGCATTGCCTCAACCTCAAAAACCTGGTTTTTATAGTTAAAGGGATCTAGAGGACCTCAAAGTCAATCCTTGTGCAAACGAGGCTAGGACATTTTCAGCTAATGAAGTCACTTTTGTAGTAGTCgagtttgaagtttgaattagagagattaaatAGTTATCGTTTATAAATTTCAATTGGACTAGATTATATATTTGAACAACTGTGATTCATATTCGACAACTTTAATGTACGTTCTAATGTTTACTGCAATACAGGATTGAACATTTTGTTTTGATACAACTTAACTTAAAAACAACCAACAACATGAAAGCAATTGAGGCAACTAACAGCAAAGGAAACTAGTTTGCAAAAAACAACCACAATCAGCAACCAAGAACAACTCAAAGCAGAACCATAAACAAGGAAGAAACAAAGAGACTTCGAGAAAGCAAAACTTCGACAAAGAAAGTCTAAAGGGAACGGTGGACAATGTCATAAAAAAATGCAAGTAGCATGTTTGGAATCATTTTGAAACATATCGACTTAGCTATAAAAAAGGGACATACAACCGGTTACGAGGCATACTCTCTCCCATCCGATATCATCTTATTTGATACTTCATTTTTAGCTTTTGTGTATGTTGGAAATTTATgttataatatttattaaatattataatatttaatttcaaaGATTGAATGGAAAAATGTGTCACGCAAAAGTGCATTTAGTTAGGTTTCTTAATAAAACCAAATAGTGCAGCGGCACCATTACGCAAAAGACATGACTTTTGTAATGATGTATGAAATAGATGAAGAGTAAATTGTAATTATGGTcttttaactttaactcaattggagcaatggtctcttaattaaaaatcaattaccattggtctctcaactcatcaaaacgtgcagctatggtctctcaactaaaaatctattaccattggtccctcaattttaattcaactggagaaatggtcccttaactataacccaattgtagcaatgatcattccaacataactcgttttgacaaaatttttgacGTAGTTAACGAAAAGGACCATAATTACAcactttgatgagttgagggaccctaattatataaatggttattctaacataacttattttgacaaaattttgacaaaattgatgaaaatgactatggctacacattttgataagttgagggaccaatggtaatggatttttagttgaagaaccattactccaatttgattaaagttgagggatcattgctacaatttattcTTAGATGAAAAATGGCATCACTTTATGAATAGCGACTTCAACCATTTCTAAAAGTCACTTGGGTtatttataaggaaaactaaagaaaaatgctcaaaatttttgagttttaatcaaaagaacaaaaagatattgtaagtaaatagtaccataagtgattttttagagtaaaaatgtcctTAACGTAAAAAGTAAACAATACCATAAGTGTTTCGTTAAGACTTCCTTCTTTATAATCCATAATCACAGTCGTGTAATCAGTTAAGATAGAGAGTTAATTAGAACGTATTTGACAAAGAGTATTTCCCTGTACACTATGTTCTTTCTTTGTTGTTTAATTCCAAATCGTGTTTCGAGAGTACGAAATATATTGAGTTTGCTAGAGTAtaaagattgaagtgctttaaCTTTGAATTATAGATTATTGAATCTTGTGAGACAGATGCCTACCGAACTACAAAcacaagagtaggggcgaaattttgtgacattgcatttatgcaagcctcgatctccaagtttgtcattgtttctaactttctctctaaTTGTTTATATAATCTTGTATACTATTAATGTTGTgattttctttatgattattattgtTGGAATTGTCgtgttattttcatattctctaatattgctccaataGTGTATTCAAGTCAAACGTCAAACGTGGGGTGGTTCCTGCTAATTTTTCCACTAATAATGGCCAAGAGTAATACGAATCAAAGCAGGTAAGTTTCCcttgagttgagggaattgagagattttttttaatatgatcGGTACACAGgatagtacatcacgtgtcactataaaaatggtgagatatgtgtactaaaaagttaataacttaaaaaataaaatttctcatcacttaTATTAAAACACGTTGTATATCATTTGTGTTCcaatcacaattaaaaatttcttgagGGAATTGGATGACCACATATTAATTTAGATATTTTGCTACtgtatgaaaaaaattaattgtcaTAGGAAAATGTGAGGCTAAGACAATATCATTCCGAGTCCGTTGTCTACTTCCGATTGAAAACAATTTCGTCAGTTCCACACTGGAGAAcaatttattcaacaattttgaAGTCGAAAATGACAGAAAAATGCGAAATCATACATGTAAGAAGGGCGTAGAGGGACAATTTGTCTTCCCatgaatttaatgaaaaatctaTTGAAAGCGTCAACTAAGATGTGTTTGCGTCTCTTCTCCTCTGCTTTGCTGCTCGTCTTCGCAGCAGTATTCTCCATAGCTGATGACGCCACAAGTACATTTCAGTCCATTAGAGACGGTGAGACTGTAGTTTCAACTGGCGGTACGTTTGAGCTGGGATTTTGCAGTCCTGATGCTTCTAATAGACGGTATGTGGGGATATGGTACAAGAAGATTTCTGTTAAAACCATTGTATGGGTTGCCAACAGAGACACACCCCTCACTGATTTCTCCGGCGTTCTGAAGGTCACCAGCCCCGGAATTCTTGTCCTCAACCACAACATGAGCACAGTTTGGTCCTCCAACACATCGAGAACTGCACAAAATCCAGTGGCACGTCTTTTGGATTCGGGTAATCTTGTCGTGACAGATAGGAGTGATGATGACCCTGAGAACTTTCTGTGGCAAAGTTTTGATTACCCTGGCGACACATTCTTACCAGGTATGAAACTTGGTAAGAACACAGTTACAGGCTTCAATTGGCATCTTAGATCATGGAAAAGTCCTCAGGATCCTTCTCAAGGTAATTATACATATCAATTTGGTCCCAAAGGATATGCAGAATTATTTGCGAGGGAAGGTTCGGTCATAAAATTTCGGAGTGGACCATGGAATGGAATCCGGTTCAGTGGAACGCCTCAGTTAAATCCAAACCCTATATACACATACGGTCTTATTTCTGAGCCTAATGAAATGTACTACAGTTACAAGCTTCACAACAGCTCAATCTTTTCGAGGTTGGTGTTAACTTCAGCTGGAATTGTTCAGCGCTACACATGGATTGATAGAACCAAAGGTTGGGTTCTTTACCAAACAGCCCAACTTGACTGTGACAACTATGCGTTATGTGGTGTATATGGCTCATGTAACATTGAAAAGTCCCCGGTATGTAGCTGTTTGAAAGGATTTACACCAAAGTTTCCAAAAGAATGGGATGTGGTGGATTGGTCAAATGGCTGTGTGAGAAAGACTTCTCTAAATTGCACAGGAGATGCGTTCCAAAAGTACTCGGGGTTGAAATTGCCTAGCACAGAACTATCCTGGCTTAACAGAAGTATGAACCTCAAAGAATGTAAGATGGTGTGCATGAAGAACTGCTCCTGCATGGCGTATACAAATTTGGATATCCGGGATGGAGGAACTGGGTGCTTGCTGTGGTACGACTATCTGATTGATATAAGATACTTTTCTGAAAACGGGCAAGATATTTATATAAGAATGGCCGCAGCAGAACTAGGTATGTAAAAAACACCTGTTGGTGACTTTGCATTCAGTCATAATCATATGCTCGAAACAAAGTCAAGACTAACTTTGAATTTTGACACAATAAGCAATATCTTCTTTTAGAATTGTCTCACAAACTAGCAACTATTAGTTGGATGATAGAAATTatacagtttttattttttcgtttATTGCTTTCCGACTCATAGATTTTTTGTCTTCAAAAATATCATTCGTAGATCATGAAGACGATGCAAAGATCAACGCTAAATACTCTGAATCCAATGCGAAGAAAATGAGAATCATAATAAGCACTACTGTGTTGTCTACCGGACTGCTGATCCTGAGCCTTGCCCTGCTGTTTTTTGTTTGGAAGAAGCAGCACCAAAAAGTTGGTAAGTTGGCCATACTATTCTGCCTCTTTGCTTTCCAAACTACATAGTTCAGTAGTAtagggagttttttttttcacccgtCACTGCGTCTTTGCAGGAAAACTGGGACACAGCCAAAAAGAGGATATGGAATTACCTTTATTTGACTTGATGACTATAGTTTCTGCAACCAATAACttttcaattgaaaacaaaCTTGGTGAAGGCGGTTTCGGAGCTGTCTTCAAGGTAAAACCAGATAGTCCTTCATAGTTAAGAAGTTGTATAGATACATGTACTTCTGGACAGAATATGGAATGATGGATACAAGTAGTGTGCGAACTACAACGCATGAATTTTGGTCATAACATATGCTGATGGATTTCAGGGTACGATGGAAGATGGACAAGAAATCGCAGTGAAAAGGCTTTCAAAAAGTTCTAGACAAGGACTCGACGAGTTCAAAAATGAAGTTACACATATTGCCAAACTTCAGCATAGGAATCTAGTGAAGCTTCTTGGATGCTGCATTCAAGAAGACGAGATAATACTGATCTACGAGTTCATGCCTAACAAGAGCTTAGACTTCTTTATTTTCGGTCTGACCACTCAAAAACCTTGCATTTAGTTCGATTAGTCTGCTTATGCTGCGATGTATTTTTTGACGAttgtgaattatgatatttTGCAGATCAAAGAAGAAGGATGTTATTAGACTGGCCGAAGCGCTTTGAAATTATTAATGGGATAGCTCGAGGGCTCCTCTATCTTCATCAAGATTCTAGATTGAGAGTTATTCATAGAGATCTCAAAGCAAGTAACATTTTATTAGGCAGTgaatttaacccaaaaatctcAGACTTTGGCTTGGCTAGAAGCTTTGGAGGAAATGAAACGAAAGCAGAAACGAAGAAAGTGGTCGGAACATAGTAAGTATCCTAAAACACAATTGTACAACTCTTTTTTTACGAATTTCAAAAACACTAATAGAAACTAGAAAGTCTAGATTCTTTGCGTATAAAAATGTTTATTTGACACATTGGTTTGCAGCGGTTACATGTCCCCAGAATATGCAATTGATGGTTTCTACTCTATAAAGTCCGACGTTTATAGCTTTGGTGTTTTGGTGCTAGAGATAGTGAGTGGGAGCAGAAATAGAGGATTCTCTCATCCAGACCACAAACTCAACCTTCTTGGACATGTGAGCGTGATAGCATCAAATGTCAAGTTAAAAATTCTTATCACTCGACTCTGCTACTTCTACTAAGTAACTAGTTTTCGTGTTTTAGGCATGGATGCTACACACAGAAGGCAGGCCTCTCAAACTGCTTGATTCATCGGTAGAGGAGTCCATCACTCTGCTTGAAGTTGTAAGAACTATTCATGTGGGTCTTTTGTGCGTGCAGCAGAATCCAGAGGACAGGCTAAGCATGTCATCTACAGTTCTAATGTTGAGTGGTGAAGGTGCATTGCCTCAACCTCTAAAACCTGGTTTTTATAGTGAAAGGGATCTGACTGAACTCGAAGCCGGTCATTCTTCTAAAGCATGCTCGGCTAATGAAGTCACTATTTCAGTACTTGAGGCTCGATAAAATACGGGAAATGATTTCTGCACACCtatccctcatggttttgtccCTTGATTTTACTACAACTTCTTGAAGGCAAGAAATAAATTATATGTCGTAATTTATATTTCGTGTTGGTGTATATAAATTCTTAGAATTGAACACAAATATGAGAGATTCCAAGCCTTTActgtttttatttatgttttctttGGATTTGAGGTATAGTTGATAACTTCATACAGTACTACAGCAACAAAAAAGTTTTAAACTTTCAAAAAAAGTAAACAAGTATATGGaacaaattttccttttttttttcagcaaacGGGAGAATTCATAAAAGgaatgcaaaaataaatcatgagTAAAAACGAAATGCCTGTTATATAAGTCATTGTCACATAGCTACACTCTTTGTGCCGATTCACAAAACTTTGTAattatgatcagaaccgtttatattataactcactttataaagataatttttgcccaaaaaaaaaaaacccaataaaaTACGATATTGTTTAATCATTGAACTatataaaaacgaaatggtaGGAATTGATAAAAGTATTACGAACTATGAGAGGAATTCCTCCTCATTCTTGAGTGGTTGAGCATTGTTCATATTTAtgcccaaaaaaagaaaaatcaatggAGAAACGTTCAAAGCCGAGCATTGTTCATCAGTATGTGGCTAGAACAAATTTTCGTCGATTGGAAATTTGGAACATTTTCGAAACGTTCTAAGGGACGTGTATcgtcaatctccaagtttgtcaaattttctaactttctctctagttgCTTATATAATCTTGTATACTATTGATGTTGTgattttctttatgattattatcattggatttattatgttattttcatattttctaatattgctcaaACAGTGTATTCAAGTCAAACGTGGGGTTCCTCTCTTCGTCTAATTTTTCCACCAGTAATGGCAAAGAGTAATGCCAATCAGAGCAGGTAAAGCCTTAATTGTATGTTTCCTTTGAGCTGAGGGAATTGGATGACCACATATTAATTTAGATATTTTGCTACTGTATGAAACAACTTAATTGTCATAGGAAAATGTGAAGCTAAGACAATATCATTCTTGGACCGGGTCCGTTGTCTTCCCTTGTGccaattattcaacaatttTGCAGTCCAAAATGACAGAACAATGCGAAATCAAACATGTAAGAAGGGCGCATATGGACAATTTGTCTTCCCATGAATTTAATGAAAAGTCCATTGAAGGCTTCAACTAAGATGTGCTTGCTTCTCTTCTACTCTTCTTTGCTGCTCATCTTCGCAGCAGTATTCTCCATAGCTGATGACGCCACAAGTACATTTCAGTCCATTAGAGACGGTGAGACTGTAGTTTCAACTGGCGGAACGTTTGAGCTAGGATTTTACAGTCCTGATGCTTCTAATAGACGGTACGTGGGGATATGGTACAAGAAGATATCTGTTACAACCATTGTATGGGTTGCCAACAAAGACAAACCCCTCACTGATTTGTCCGGCGTCCTGAAGGTCACCAAGCCCGGAATTCTTGTCCTCAACCGCAACATGAGCACAGTTTGGGCCTCCAACACATCGAGAACTGCACAGAATCCAGTGGCACGTCTTTTGGATTCGGGTAATCTTGTCGTGATAGATAGGAGTGATGATCACTCTGAGAACTTTCTGGGGCAAAGTTTTGATTACCCTGGCGATACATTCTTACCAGGTATGAAGATTGGTAGGAACACAGTTACAGGCTTCAATTGGCATCTTAGATCGTGGAAAAGTCCTCAGGATCCTTCTCAAGGCAATTGTACATCTCAACTTGGTCCCAAAGGATATGCAGAATTATTTGTGAGGGAAGGTTCGGTCATTAAATATCGGTCTGGACCATGGAATGGAGTCCGGTTCAGTGGAAACCCTCAGTTAAATCCAAACCCTATATTCACATACGGTCTTGTTTCTGAGCCTGATGAAATGTACTACAGTTACAAGCTTCACAACAGCTCAATCTTTTCGATGGTGGTGTTAACTTCAGATGGACTTGTGCAGCGCTACACGTGGATTGATAGAACCAAAGGTTGGGTTCTTTACGAATCAGCCAAAATTGAAAAGTCCCCGGTTTGTAGCTGTTTGAAAGGATTTACACCAAAGTTTCCGAAAGAATGGGATTTGGTGGATTGGTCTCATGGCTGTGTGAGAAAGACTTCTCTAAATTGCACTGGAGACGTGTTCCAAAAGTACTCGGGGGTGAAATTGCCTAGCACAGAACAATCCTGGCATAACAAAAGTATGAACCTCAAGGAATGTGAGATGGTGTGCATGAAGAACTGCTCCTGCACAGCTTATACAAATTTGGATATCCGGGATGGAGGAACTGGGTGCTTGCTGTGGTACGGCGATCTGATTGATATAAGATACTTTTCTGAAAACGGGCAAGATATTTATATAAGAATGGCCGCAGCAGAACTAGGTATGTAAAAAACACTTGTTGGTGACTTTGCATTCAGTCATAATCATATGCTCGGAACAAAGTCAAGACATAACGAAGTGAAACATTGTACAAATTCTAACAGTTATAACTTTGAATTTTGACACAATAAGCAATATCTTCTTTTAGAATTGTCTCACAAACTAGCAACTATTAGTTGGACGATAGAAATTatacagtttttattttttttgtttattattttccgACTCATAGATTTTCTGTCTTCAAAAATATCATTCGTAGATCATGAAGACGATGCAAAGATCAACACTAAATACTCTGAATCCAATGCGAAGAAAATGAGAATCATAATAAGCACTACTGTGTTGTCTACCGGACAGCTGATCCTGGGCCTTGCCCTGCTGTTTTTTGTTTGGAAGAAGCAGCACCAAAAAGTTGGTAAGTTGGCCGTACTATTCTGCCGCTCTGCTTTCCAAACTAGATAGTTCAGTAGTACAGGGAATTTTTTTTCACCCGTCACTGCGCCAAAAGGAGGATCTGGAATTACCTTTATTTGACTTAATGACTATAGTTTTTGCAACCAGTAACttttcaattgaaaacaaaCTTGGTGAAGgcggttttggatttgtcttcAAGGTAAAACCAGATAGTCCTTCATAGTTTTGAAGTTGTATAGATACATGTACTTCTGGACATAATATGGAATGATGGATACAAGTAGTGTGCAAACTACAGAGCATGAATTTTGGTCATAACATACGTTGATGGATTTCAGGGTACGATGGAAGATGGACAAGAAATCGCAGTGAAAAGGCTTTCAAAAAGTTCTAGACAAGGACTTGACgaattcaagaatgaagttACACATATTGCCAAACTTCAACACAGGAATCTAGTGAAGCTTCTTGGATGCTGCATTCAAGAAGACGAGATGATACTGATCTACGAGTTCATGCCTAACATGAGCTTAGACTTCTTTATTTTCGGTCTGACTACTCAAAAACCTTGCATTTAGTTCGATTAGTCTGCTTATGCTAGCAGCCTAGCATGATGTATTTTTTGACGAttgtgaattatgatatttTGCAGATCAAAGAAGAAGGATGTTATTAGACTGGCCAAAGCGCTTTGAAATTATTAATGGGATAGCTCGAGGGCTCCTCTATCTTCATCAAGATTCTAGATTG
This genomic stretch from Pyrus communis chromosome 2, drPyrComm1.1, whole genome shotgun sequence harbors:
- the LOC137726227 gene encoding G-type lectin S-receptor-like serine/threonine-protein kinase At4g27290, coding for MNLMKNLLKASTKMCLRLFSSALLLVFAAVFSIADDATSTFQSIRDGETVVSTGGTFELGFCSPDASNRRYVGIWYKKISVKTIVWVANRDTPLTDFSGVLKVTSPGILVLNHNMSTVWSSNTSRTAQNPVARLLDSGNLVVTDRSDDDPENFLWQSFDYPGDTFLPGMKLGKNTVTGFNWHLRSWKSPQDPSQGNYTYQFGPKGYAELFAREGSVIKFRSGPWNGIRFSGTPQLNPNPIYTYGLISEPNEMYYSYKLHNSSIFSRLVLTSAGIVQRYTWIDRTKGWVLYQTAQLDCDNYALCGVYGSCNIEKSPVCSCLKGFTPKFPKEWDVVDWSNGCVRKTSLNCTGDAFQKYSGLKLPSTELSWLNRSMNLKECKMVCMKNCSCMAYTNLDIRDGGTGCLLWYDYLIDIRYFSENGQDIYIRMAAAELDHEDDAKINAKYSESNAKKMRIIISTTVLSTGLLILSLALLFFVWKKQHQKVGKLGHSQKEDMELPLFDLMTIVSATNNFSIENKLGEGGFGAVFKGTMEDGQEIAVKRLSKSSRQGLDEFKNEVTHIAKLQHRNLVKLLGCCIQEDEIILIYEFMPNKSLDFFIFDQRRRMLLDWPKRFEIINGIARGLLYLHQDSRLRVIHRDLKASNILLGSEFNPKISDFGLARSFGGNETKAETKKVVGTYGYMSPEYAIDGFYSIKSDVYSFGVLVLEIVSGSRNRGFSHPDHKLNLLGHAWMLHTEGRPLKLLDSSVEESITLLEVVRTIHVGLLCVQQNPEDRLSMSSTVLMLSGEGALPQPLKPGFYSERDLTELEAGHSSKACSANEVTISVLEAR